In Parabacteroides timonensis, the genomic stretch TGATCAAAATATGCAATCTTTTTATTAACATCTTCAACTTATAAGAAAAAAGGTGTGTCTGACCTCTCCGGGTCGACACACCTTTTCTTTTATACTAACAAAAAAGATTTTATCTCTTTTTCTGCTGTTGTTGTTTCTTTAATTGCTCCTGCTGAGCACGTTGCGCTTCTTCCAAACGTTTCATGAAACCTGATTTTTTCTGCGGTTTCTTCTTGTTTGCTTCCAGTTTAGCCAGCAACTTATCTTCATTGATCGTATAACGGAACACTAATGTCTGAACGATCGTGATCAATGTAGAGATGAAGTAATAATAAGTCAAACCCGACGCATATTGGTTAAAGAATACCAGGAACATCAGTGGCATCATATACATCATAGCCTTCATACCCGGCATTTGTTGCTGCCCGGTATTAGTCATTTCCATATTATACTTGGTATAGATAACGTTGGTGATCGTCATCAGTAAACAGAATAAACTGATATGGTTACCGAAATACGGAGTAATAATAGGAATGTATTTGTTCCAACTGAAGATCGCATCATAAGTCGACAGGTCATGCGCCCAAAGGAAACTCTGATGACGCAACTCGATAGCAGACGGGAAGAACATGAACAATGCAATCAATACCGGCATTTGCAATAACATCGGGATACAGCCTGCCATCGGACTTGCCCCGGCACGACTATATAATTCCATTGTTGCACGCTGGCGTTCCACCGCTTTATCCTGTCCCGGATATTTAGCATTCAGCTCTTCCACCTGCGGACGCAATACACGCATCTTTGCAGATGACATATAAGACTTATAGGTCAATGGGAATAAGATCAATTTCACGATTACCGTCATCAGGAAGATGATCAAGCCATAACTACTGATATATTTACCCAGGAAATCGAACATCGGAATAACGAAATACTGGTTCACCCAACGGAACACGCTTGCACCCAGCGGAACTAAACGCTCCAGATCCAACTGATCGTCCGTAGGAACACCTTTATCGAATGATTTCAACAAGGTATAACTGTTCGGTCCGAAGAAATAACGGAATGTCGTTGCTTCATTTCCTCTCAGGTCGAAAGGAACAGCTGTCGTTGTCTTAAATTCTTTTACGATACCGTCTGCCTCAACCATCTTCGAATCGAAAGTCGCACTTTCGAAACCTTCTCCAGAGATCATCACAGACGAAAAGAACTTATCCTTATAACCGATCCATTTCAGACGGCCCGATACCTTCTTGTCTTCACTTTTACTTTCGCTCAACTGCTCTACGCCATCGGCCAAGAATTTATAATACAAAGCAGTATATCTGTTTTCGTATTTGATTCCTTGTTCCTGCTGACGGATCTTCTGTTTCCAGACCATATCCAAAGCTGTTGTGCTTGGAGCCAATACGCCGTTCAGGCCAGAACCTTTAATGTCGAACTGAACCATATAGTCGTCCGGCTTAATCGTATAGATAAAGTCTAACGAACTACCCTCACCGGTATTCAGACGCATGATCAACTGATTCGGATCTTGTGTCTTAACCGGAGTGAAATACATTTCACCGGTATTCAATACACGGTTAGTAGCCGTCACCAACGTAAAATCGAGCGATGCATCTTTTCCTTCGAAAAGAACCAACGGCTTATCATCGTACGTTGTATAATCCTTCAGACGAGCATAAGAGATACGTCCCCCTTTATTGCTGACATGAAGTTCAATGAGGCTATTTTCCAAAACAGTAACATCGTCGGAACCTGTCATTGCGTCGGCAAATACTCCGAAATTACTTTTCAGCCGGGCCTCTCTCACAGAGTCCGGTAAATTATCGAAAGAGTTATCAGCTATGCTTTTGCTATCCTCTTTTTGCATATCAAGCTGTTTGCTCAGTTCAATCTGGGCGATTGAATCCTGATAACGGCGCTGCGCTTCCAACTGCTCAGGCGTCGGTTTGTTTAACCAGCTAAATGCAAATAAAACAATACCAATAAGCAGAAAACCTAATAATGTGTTTTTATCCATCTATAACGTTCTTATTTATTATCAATAGCGGCTTTTACAAAGCTGACAAAGAGCGGGTTCGGATTAACTACCGTACTGTTATATTCCGGGTGGAACTGAACACCTACGAACCATTTAAGTGCAGGTATCTCAACCACTTCAACCAATCCTGTTTCCGGATTTTCACCCGTGCACATCATACCGGCAGCTTCAAACTGTTCACGATACTGGCCGTTGAACTCGAAACGGTGACGATGACGTTCCTGGATATGTTCTTTGCCATAAGCTTTATAAGCTCTGGAATCTTTTTGCAAAATACAATCGTATGCCCCCAGACGCATAGAACCACCCATATTGGTAACGTTCTTCTGCTCTTCCATCAGGTCGATCACTTTATATTCTGTATTCGGCTCCATCTCGGTAGAGTTCGCATCTGCCAAGCCTAACACGTCACGTGCAAATTCAATAACCATACATTGCATACCCAGACAGATACCCAGGCAAGGCACATCGTGTTCGCGTGCATATTTCAATGCGGCAAACTTACCTTCAATACCCCGTTGCCCGAATCCCGGAGCGATCAGGATACCGTCCATATCCTTCAATTGTTCGGCAGCATTCGCTTCGTTCAGTTTTTCAGAATGGAACAAATGCAGATCCAGTTTGCGGTCATTATAAATTGCAGCTTGCAACAACGATTCATCGATCGACTTATAAGCATCCTGCAATTCTACATACTTACCCACCAAACCGATCTTTACTGTTTCGGTAGCATTGGTTTTCTTCTGTAAAAACTCGTGCCAGGGTTTCATTTCCGGAGTCGGACCTACTTCCAATCCCATTTTTTTCAGGATAGTTACATCCATATTCTGACGCTGGAGAACCAGAGGCACTTCATAGATTGTCGGTACATCGACAGACTGAACGACTGCATCTGCATCCACATTACAGAACAAAGCTACCTTACGTGTGATGTCATTACTCAATAAATGTTCGGTTCGCAATACCAGGACATCCGGCTGAATACCTAATTCCTGCAATTGCTTCACGGAATGTTGTGTCGGTTTTGTCTTAAACTCTTTTGCAGCTGCGATGTAAGGTACATAAGTAAGATGTACACACATACAGTTCTTACCCAACTCCCATTTCAACTGGCGTACACTTTCAATGAAAGGCAGTGATTCAATATCACCTACCGTACCACCGATTTCAGTAATGACAAAGTCAAATTTATATTTCGATCCCAACAGTTTTACATTGCGCTTGATCTCATCGGTAATATGAGGAACCACCTGTACTGTTTTACCCAGGTAATCTCCTTTACGCTCTTTATTTATTACACTCTGATAAATACGTCCGGTAGTAATGTTGTTCGACCGCGTGGTCGGCACATTCAGGAAACGTTCGTAGTGTCCCAAGTCCAGGTCCGCCTCATGTCCGTCTACGGTTACATAACATTCACCGTGCTCATAGGGATTCAATGTTCCCGGGTCGATATTAATGTAGGGGTCAAACTTTTGGATAGTAACCTTATAGCCTCTTGCCTGAAGGAGTTTACCCAATGATGCAGCAATAATTCCCTTACCTAATGAAGAGACTACGCCGCCCGTAACGAAGATGTACTTTGTATCTGCCACGATAGTAATATTTTAATTATCTTTAATTGCTCACTTGCATTTCGAAACCGCAAAGTTAGTCATTTTCGTTCAGACGACAAGGGTCTGGAAGTTTTTTCGACCTTAATTTAATACAAACCACCGCATAGGCATCCGGTAAATACTACATGCCTGAAAACAATTTCTCGCTTCCCATAAAACTAACAACCGGATTACAACTCAGTATTTATAAGTAGTAGGATATACATATAATAATCTGTACACCTTATAATATATATGTAGTACAGCTAATAGATAATAAGTAGTACATCTTATACTTAGTTGTATGCATAGAAAATAATAGTTTTAGGTGACAAAACATTTAGTTGAAAGGTATATAAAACTTAGTTGAAAGGCACTGGCATATAAAGTTCTGACTTACATAACATTTTGTTTAACTACCCGTTATAAAAACAGATGAGTTAAGATTGTTATATCATGTAAAAGATTAGCACATCTCATA encodes the following:
- the yidC gene encoding membrane protein insertase YidC, coding for MDKNTLLGFLLIGIVLFAFSWLNKPTPEQLEAQRRYQDSIAQIELSKQLDMQKEDSKSIADNSFDNLPDSVREARLKSNFGVFADAMTGSDDVTVLENSLIELHVSNKGGRISYARLKDYTTYDDKPLVLFEGKDASLDFTLVTATNRVLNTGEMYFTPVKTQDPNQLIMRLNTGEGSSLDFIYTIKPDDYMVQFDIKGSGLNGVLAPSTTALDMVWKQKIRQQEQGIKYENRYTALYYKFLADGVEQLSESKSEDKKVSGRLKWIGYKDKFFSSVMISGEGFESATFDSKMVEADGIVKEFKTTTAVPFDLRGNEATTFRYFFGPNSYTLLKSFDKGVPTDDQLDLERLVPLGASVFRWVNQYFVIPMFDFLGKYISSYGLIIFLMTVIVKLILFPLTYKSYMSSAKMRVLRPQVEELNAKYPGQDKAVERQRATMELYSRAGASPMAGCIPMLLQMPVLIALFMFFPSAIELRHQSFLWAHDLSTYDAIFSWNKYIPIITPYFGNHISLFCLLMTITNVIYTKYNMEMTNTGQQQMPGMKAMMYMMPLMFLVFFNQYASGLTYYYFISTLITIVQTLVFRYTINEDKLLAKLEANKKKPQKKSGFMKRLEEAQRAQQEQLKKQQQQKKR
- a CDS encoding CTP synthase; the protein is MADTKYIFVTGGVVSSLGKGIIAASLGKLLQARGYKVTIQKFDPYINIDPGTLNPYEHGECYVTVDGHEADLDLGHYERFLNVPTTRSNNITTGRIYQSVINKERKGDYLGKTVQVVPHITDEIKRNVKLLGSKYKFDFVITEIGGTVGDIESLPFIESVRQLKWELGKNCMCVHLTYVPYIAAAKEFKTKPTQHSVKQLQELGIQPDVLVLRTEHLLSNDITRKVALFCNVDADAVVQSVDVPTIYEVPLVLQRQNMDVTILKKMGLEVGPTPEMKPWHEFLQKKTNATETVKIGLVGKYVELQDAYKSIDESLLQAAIYNDRKLDLHLFHSEKLNEANAAEQLKDMDGILIAPGFGQRGIEGKFAALKYAREHDVPCLGICLGMQCMVIEFARDVLGLADANSTEMEPNTEYKVIDLMEEQKNVTNMGGSMRLGAYDCILQKDSRAYKAYGKEHIQERHRHRFEFNGQYREQFEAAGMMCTGENPETGLVEVVEIPALKWFVGVQFHPEYNSTVVNPNPLFVSFVKAAIDNK